From the Halonatronomonas betaini genome, the window ATATAGGAGATTCATATATTTATATTTTTTGTCCACATACAACTGCTGGACTCGTAATCAATGAAGGCTATGACAGGGATGTTTCAAGGGATTTTATTAATACTATGAATGATTTGATCCCCTGGGATAATAATTACCAACATCTTGAAGGCAATTCGGCAGCCCATATTAAAAGTATATTAACTGGTTGCAGCCTTGATCTGTTTTATAAGTCT encodes:
- a CDS encoding secondary thiamine-phosphate synthase enzyme YjbQ; the encoded protein is MYELDVKTEKRSELIDITDQIEKLLEENDIGDSYIYIFCPHTTAGLVINEGYDRDVSRDFINTMNDLIPWDNNYQHLEGNSAAHIKSILTGCSLDLFYKSNKLDLGRWQRVFLAEFDGPRKRTVKIREKS